A region of Candidatus Bathyarchaeia archaeon DNA encodes the following proteins:
- a CDS encoding HD domain-containing protein: protein MALDPKSIIELARAVGRMKLLGRAGWIRKLGMREPESVAEHAFRAAFLAMVLSDLRGLDSGKAMRMALLDDLPEAITGDLTPEEKAGMGAEEALRMEEGALREILSKLPPRLRDYYLELWREGQRGESPEARLVRDADKLEMALQAFEYWEEGWPLEGLREFMESAKAGIRDGLLLALVEELIHKAGRDPERY, encoded by the coding sequence TTGGCCTTGGATCCGAAATCGATCATCGAGCTGGCGAGGGCCGTTGGGAGGATGAAGCTATTGGGGAGGGCGGGATGGATTAGGAAGCTCGGGATGCGGGAGCCAGAATCGGTCGCGGAGCACGCCTTCAGGGCGGCTTTCTTGGCGATGGTCTTGAGCGATTTGAGGGGACTCGATTCCGGGAAGGCCATGAGGATGGCGCTTTTGGACGATTTGCCGGAGGCGATCACGGGCGACCTGACCCCGGAGGAAAAAGCGGGGATGGGCGCCGAGGAGGCCTTGAGGATGGAGGAGGGGGCCCTGAGGGAGATCCTCTCGAAGCTTCCGCCGCGCTTGAGGGATTATTATTTGGAGCTATGGAGGGAGGGCCAACGCGGCGAATCCCCGGAGGCGAGGCTGGTCAGGGACGCGGATAAGCTCGAGATGGCGCTCCAAGCCTTCGAATATTGGGAGGAGGGATGGCCCCTCGAGGGGTTGAGGGAGTTCATGGAATCCGCCAAGGCCGGCATAAGGGATGGGTTGCTATTGGCCTTGGTCGAGGAACTCATCCATAAGGCGGGCCGGGATCCTGAGCGGTATTAA
- the proC gene encoding pyrroline-5-carboxylate reductase: MAIDKRIGIIGAGKIGEAIIAGLLSDGRISRDMLSASDEKEERRRLVSEKHGIKCYSSNPELVRNSDVIIIAVRPNQVKGLLEEIREAVTPNHLIITIAAGVPIAFVAKNLRRRVPIIRAMTNTAVLVREGMTAIAGNDAVGEEGMRVAEEIFGALGKVVRVEEEHLNAVTGLSGSGPAYIYMVIEALTEGGVKVGLPREISLLLAAQTAFGAAKMVLETKEHPAKLRDMVTTPGGATIEGILQLEEGKIRIALINAVLKATERSKQLLME, from the coding sequence ATGGCGATAGATAAGCGCATAGGGATCATAGGGGCTGGGAAGATAGGGGAGGCGATCATCGCCGGGCTCCTATCGGACGGAAGGATATCGAGGGATATGCTCTCGGCTAGCGATGAGAAGGAGGAGAGGAGGAGGCTCGTTTCCGAAAAGCATGGCATAAAATGCTATTCCAGCAATCCGGAGCTCGTGAGGAATAGCGACGTCATAATAATAGCCGTTAGGCCTAATCAGGTCAAGGGACTATTGGAGGAGATAAGGGAGGCCGTTACCCCGAACCATTTGATAATAACCATAGCGGCCGGGGTCCCGATAGCCTTCGTTGCCAAGAACCTGAGGAGGAGGGTCCCGATAATTAGGGCCATGACCAACACGGCCGTATTGGTCAGGGAGGGGATGACGGCGATAGCGGGGAACGATGCGGTGGGCGAGGAGGGCATGAGGGTGGCGGAGGAGATATTCGGGGCGCTCGGGAAGGTCGTGAGAGTGGAGGAGGAGCACCTCAACGCCGTGACGGGGTTGAGCGGCAGCGGCCCGGCCTATATATACATGGTCATAGAGGCGTTGACCGAGGGCGGGGTCAAGGTCGGGCTCCCGAGGGAGATCTCCCTATTGCTAGCGGCCCAAACGGCCTTCGGCGCGGCCAAGATGGTATTGGAGACGAAGGAACATCCGGCCAAGCTGAGGGATATGGTCACGACGCCCGGCGGCGCCACGATCGAGGGCATATTGCAGTTGGAGGAGGGGAAGATCCGCATAGCCCTGATAAACGCGGTCCTGAAGGCCACGGAGCGCTCGAA
- a CDS encoding radical SAM protein encodes MRLITEFDPWGDPLCTCPRKYSLSPYVGCSHSCAYCYITSYIPDGFRCREKADFMARLGRDLARLRPGSLISMANSSDPYQPIEAERGLTRSALGRLLPLGHRVLLITKSDLVARDSDLLAKGNCSVSISISTIDDRLARRLEPLAPSPSKRLRAMGLLSSSGIPCSIRVDPIIPGINDDPSGLKRLMAAAERAGCRHVIASTYKARWDNLRRVLKAFPKMVKELRRLYAEEGEALGGERYLPKALRRDILRTVKGISEDLGLSFSTCREGFPELGSARSCDGSHLIPLRIPARLMDEFLDQGQ; translated from the coding sequence TTGAGGCTGATAACCGAGTTCGACCCTTGGGGGGATCCGCTCTGCACATGCCCTAGGAAGTACAGCCTTTCTCCCTACGTGGGTTGTAGCCATTCCTGCGCCTATTGCTATATAACCTCATACATCCCGGATGGGTTCAGGTGTAGGGAGAAGGCCGATTTCATGGCCAGGCTTGGGAGGGATTTGGCCCGCCTGAGGCCGGGCTCGTTGATCTCCATGGCCAACAGCTCCGACCCATACCAGCCAATCGAGGCCGAGAGGGGGCTGACCAGATCGGCCCTCGGGAGGCTATTGCCGTTGGGCCATAGGGTCCTTTTGATAACCAAATCCGACCTAGTGGCTAGGGATTCCGACCTTTTGGCCAAGGGCAATTGCAGCGTCAGCATAAGCATATCCACGATCGACGACCGGCTCGCGCGGAGGCTCGAGCCCCTCGCCCCGAGCCCATCCAAAAGGCTCCGCGCCATGGGGCTGCTATCATCGAGTGGGATCCCCTGCTCGATTAGGGTGGACCCGATAATACCGGGCATCAACGACGACCCGAGCGGGCTCAAGCGCCTGATGGCCGCCGCCGAAAGGGCGGGATGCAGGCATGTGATCGCATCCACCTACAAGGCCAGATGGGACAACCTCCGAAGGGTCCTCAAGGCCTTCCCCAAGATGGTCAAGGAGTTGAGGAGGCTTTACGCCGAGGAGGGCGAGGCCTTGGGCGGGGAGAGGTATCTGCCCAAGGCGCTCAGGAGGGATATCCTGCGGACGGTGAAGGGGATCTCGGAGGATCTCGGCCTCTCCTTCTCGACCTGCAGAGAGGGCTTCCCGGAGTTGGGGAGCGCTAGGAGCTGCGATGGATCCCATTTAATACCGCTCAGGATCCCGGCCCGCCTTATGGATGAGTTCCTCGACCAAGGCCAATAG